A stretch of the Labilibaculum sp. DW002 genome encodes the following:
- the elbB gene encoding isoprenoid biosynthesis glyoxalase ElbB, with translation MNSKKKFAVILAGSGVYDGSEIHEATLALYAISKNGGEYQIFAPNIDQHHVVNHLTGEEMAETRNVLVEAARIARGNIKDLKEFKAGDFDAILFPGGFGVAKNLCSLAFDGADCNVDSGIENVLREMHKAAKPIAALCIAPALIAKVISNVEVTIGQDAGTAEAITQMGAIHVNTNHGEIVFDKENKIVTTPCYMLDATIAQIGEGAEKVVKTIMALSI, from the coding sequence ATGAATTCAAAGAAAAAATTTGCAGTTATCCTTGCTGGTTCGGGTGTATACGATGGATCTGAAATTCATGAAGCCACACTTGCCTTATATGCGATTTCTAAAAATGGGGGAGAGTATCAAATTTTTGCTCCTAATATCGATCAGCACCATGTGGTGAACCATTTAACGGGAGAAGAAATGGCCGAAACAAGAAATGTTTTGGTAGAAGCTGCCCGAATTGCCCGTGGTAATATCAAAGATTTAAAAGAATTTAAAGCAGGTGATTTTGATGCGATTCTTTTCCCGGGAGGATTTGGAGTGGCTAAAAATCTTTGTTCCTTGGCATTCGATGGAGCAGATTGTAATGTAGATTCCGGAATTGAGAACGTGTTAAGAGAAATGCACAAAGCAGCTAAGCCAATTGCAGCTCTTTGTATTGCTCCTGCACTGATTGCAAAAGTAATAAGTAATGTGGAAGTTACCATCGGTCAAGATGCTGGTACTGCTGAAGCAATTACGCAAATGGGAGCAATACATGTGAACACAAATCATGGCGAAATTGTTTTCGACAAAGAAAACAAAATTGTTACAACACCTTGTTATATGCTCGATGCGACTATTGCTCAAATTGGAGAAGGAGCAGAAAAAGTAGTTAAAACAATTATGGCACTGAGTATTTAA